A region from the Francisella orientalis FNO12 genome encodes:
- a CDS encoding biotin/lipoyl-binding protein, whose product MSVKKKIIILVALLVLLFCGFIYYISGSNAKQIPGYVSTDIRYVSSQESGRLLRLDVSQGEFVKEGQELFLIDSSKNQTLLDSNKFLYSASQAVSENMSKGKRQPYLEKTAIDISNAKANLAVASKEYQRQQMLLKDDSTSQK is encoded by the coding sequence ATGTCTGTTAAAAAGAAAATTATAATTCTAGTGGCTTTACTAGTTCTATTATTTTGTGGCTTTATCTATTATATTAGTGGTTCTAATGCTAAACAGATCCCTGGATATGTAAGTACTGATATTAGATATGTATCTTCACAGGAAAGTGGTAGGCTTCTTAGATTAGATGTAAGTCAGGGAGAGTTTGTCAAAGAGGGACAGGAATTATTTTTAATTGATTCATCAAAAAATCAGACTTTATTAGATTCAAATAAGTTTTTATATAGTGCATCTCAAGCAGTATCAGAAAATATGTCTAAAGGTAAAAGACAACCATATCTAGAAAAGACAGCCATCGATATATCTAATGCTAAAGCAAATTTAGCTGTTGCATCTAAAGAGTATCAGCGTCAACAAATGTTATTAAAAGATGATAGTACTTCTCAAAAATAA
- a CDS encoding HlyD family efflux transporter periplasmic adaptor subunit, with product MQIINNLPAREDLRNAVDFMSKFINSNSTYLQQKISSADIKSLESGYVYQIFYHKGEDVRAYSPVMTIINPEEVYILFYLSKDDLARLHVGQTIDFITPNNKSLEAKVSYISQKAEYTPPLLYGINSDSEISFEVHAKVDYSTNSS from the coding sequence ATGCAAATTATTAATAATTTACCTGCTCGAGAGGATTTGCGAAATGCAGTAGACTTTATGTCAAAATTTATCAATAGTAATTCTACATATTTACAACAAAAAATCAGTTCAGCAGATATTAAGTCATTAGAAAGTGGTTATGTTTATCAGATTTTTTATCACAAAGGTGAAGATGTACGAGCATATAGTCCAGTAATGACTATTATAAATCCTGAAGAAGTATATATTTTATTTTATTTATCAAAAGATGATCTTGCTAGACTACATGTTGGACAAACTATTGATTTTATTACACCTAATAATAAGAGTTTAGAGGCTAAAGTTAGTTATATCTCACAAAAGGCTGAATATACACCACCATTATTGTATGGCATAAACTCTGATTCAGAGATTTCTTTTGAAGTGCATGCTAAGGTTGATTACTCCACAAATAGCTCTTAG
- a CDS encoding RidA family protein, with protein MEKIKINTTNAPQAIGSYEQAIRVENFVYTSGQIPLKADGTMSGECVKEQTTQVMQNLKAVLEAAGSGLDKVIKATIFIKDMTEFKLIDEVYGSFFNGNFPARSCVEVARLPRDVKVEIEVVALAK; from the coding sequence ATGGAAAAAATTAAAATAAATACTACTAATGCACCACAAGCTATTGGTTCGTATGAGCAAGCTATAAGAGTAGAAAACTTTGTGTATACTTCTGGTCAAATACCACTAAAAGCAGATGGCACTATGTCTGGAGAGTGTGTAAAGGAGCAAACTACTCAAGTCATGCAGAATTTAAAAGCAGTATTAGAGGCAGCAGGCTCAGGTCTAGATAAAGTAATCAAGGCAACTATCTTTATCAAAGATATGACAGAGTTTAAGCTAATTGATGAAGTTTATGGTTCTTTCTTTAATGGTAATTTCCCAGCTCGTTCATGTGTAGAGGTAGCTAGATTACCAAGAGATGTTAAGGTTGAAATAGAAGTGGTGGCTTTAGCAAAGTAA
- a CDS encoding MAPEG family protein, producing the protein MTNEQKGVLQGLLIRIILSVLIVAIGSTCDVFNLEKIDNKVAIAFNSLIIPGVFLIIAVAILAKHRFFSDTDINGSGLTQEPQQARILQSLIQNTLEQLCIAFVAYTAWSVTMPAQSMSTIIFAAFTFALGRILFFVNYRKGAGARALGFTLTFYPSVVMIITVLGFKLYNLFY; encoded by the coding sequence ATGACCAATGAACAAAAAGGCGTTTTACAGGGATTATTAATTAGAATAATTCTATCTGTTTTGATAGTTGCTATAGGATCAACATGTGATGTTTTTAATTTGGAAAAAATAGATAATAAAGTTGCTATAGCTTTTAATAGTTTAATAATTCCCGGAGTATTTCTTATAATTGCTGTAGCAATATTAGCAAAACATCGCTTCTTTAGTGATACTGATATAAATGGTAGTGGGTTGACACAAGAACCACAGCAAGCTAGAATCCTACAGTCTCTGATACAAAATACTCTAGAACAATTATGTATAGCTTTTGTAGCTTACACTGCTTGGTCTGTAACTATGCCAGCTCAAAGTATGTCAACTATCATTTTCGCAGCTTTCACTTTTGCTTTAGGAAGAATATTATTCTTTGTCAATTATAGAAAAGGTGCAGGTGCTAGAGCTTTAGGATTTACTTTAACATTCTACCCTTCTGTAGTGATGATAATTACTGTCTTAGGCTTTAAACTGTATAATCTCTTCTACTAA
- the dctA gene encoding C4-dicarboxylate transporter DctA: protein MKIFRHLYAQVLLGIFIGVLLGIITPHFAVALKPFADVFVKLIKLMIAPIIFLTLVSGIAAMKDLKAVGKIGGVALLYFFSMTIVALIIGMLTANLLKPGLGLNIDPNTLDASAAKAYMGNVEHVANMQDFFMNIIPHTFVGAFTDSDILQVLFVSILFAVGLVMYGESGKPILDGIQSLSKVFFKIIHVIMHYSPIAACAAIGYTIGMYGAGTLLGLLGLLLCFYITCLIFILVFLGLIIKLYCGINIFKLLGYIKTEILIVLGTSSSETVLPNLMEKLESLGCDKSIVGLVIPTGYSFNLDGTAIYLSLAAIFIAQALGIELTLSQQVFMLLIMVISSKGAAGVTGSGFIILTSTLSALGVVPVAGIVIILGIDRFMSEGRAITNMIGNTIGTIIISKWQKKLDIDKLNSKLRG, encoded by the coding sequence ATGAAAATATTTCGTCATTTATATGCACAGGTTTTACTGGGTATATTTATAGGTGTTTTACTTGGAATTATTACTCCTCATTTTGCTGTAGCTCTGAAGCCTTTTGCAGATGTCTTTGTTAAATTAATCAAGCTGATGATAGCGCCGATTATTTTCCTCACTTTGGTATCTGGTATTGCTGCAATGAAAGATTTAAAAGCAGTGGGTAAGATAGGTGGAGTGGCATTATTGTATTTTTTCTCAATGACAATAGTTGCTCTAATAATTGGGATGCTTACAGCAAATCTACTAAAACCTGGTTTGGGATTGAATATTGATCCAAATACTCTAGATGCTAGTGCTGCAAAAGCGTATATGGGAAATGTTGAGCATGTGGCAAATATGCAAGACTTTTTTATGAATATTATTCCTCATACATTTGTAGGAGCTTTTACAGATAGCGATATTTTGCAGGTACTTTTTGTATCAATATTATTTGCTGTTGGACTAGTGATGTATGGAGAATCGGGCAAGCCAATACTAGATGGTATCCAGAGCTTATCAAAAGTATTTTTTAAGATAATTCATGTGATAATGCACTATTCACCAATAGCTGCTTGTGCTGCGATTGGTTATACAATAGGTATGTATGGAGCAGGTACACTGCTTGGGTTGTTGGGGTTGTTACTATGCTTTTATATTACATGTTTGATATTCATCTTGGTATTTTTAGGATTAATTATAAAGCTATATTGTGGCATAAATATATTTAAACTACTTGGATATATCAAGACAGAAATACTTATTGTATTAGGTACTTCATCATCAGAAACAGTCCTACCAAATTTGATGGAGAAACTTGAGAGTTTAGGCTGTGATAAATCTATAGTTGGCTTAGTTATTCCGACGGGATACTCATTTAATTTAGATGGTACAGCTATATATTTATCACTAGCTGCGATATTTATAGCACAGGCATTAGGGATTGAGCTTACTTTGAGTCAGCAGGTTTTTATGCTACTAATTATGGTTATTAGTTCAAAAGGAGCTGCTGGTGTTACGGGCAGTGGATTTATTATATTAACGAGTACTTTGAGTGCCTTGGGTGTTGTGCCAGTTGCAGGTATTGTGATTATCTTGGGTATAGATAGATTTATGTCAGAAGGGCGTGCTATTACAAATATGATCGGTAATACTATTGGGACAATTATAATATCCAAATGGCAGAAGAAATTAGATATTGATAAATTAAATAGCAAGTTGAGAGGATAA
- a CDS encoding Fic family protein, whose amino-acid sequence MNQRYYPQVTQHVTPQVKELLKVLGTWELSRQEIQDKLGLKDRKSFAERYLNPALEQGLIEMTIPDKPKSRLQKYRKK is encoded by the coding sequence TTGAATCAAAGATATTACCCCCAAGTCACACAGCATGTCACTCCCCAAGTCAAAGAACTTCTTAAGGTTTTAGGAACTTGGGAGCTATCAAGACAAGAAATACAAGATAAATTAGGCTTAAAAGATAGAAAATCATTTGCTGAAAGGTATCTTAATCCAGCTTTAGAGCAAGGATTAATAGAGATGACTATTCCTGATAAACCTAAAAGTAGACTGCAAAAGTATCGAAAAAAATAG
- a CDS encoding Fic family protein gives MTGLVDEIGCYRSGSVDVMFGSDVIHVAPLSKKLPHLMSDLFNWISNIDEHPLISSCIFHYEFEFIHPFADGNGRMGRLWQSLILS, from the coding sequence ATGACTGGCTTGGTTGATGAGATCGGTTGCTATCGCTCTGGATCTGTTGATGTTATGTTTGGTAGTGATGTAATTCATGTTGCACCTCTAAGTAAGAAACTTCCTCATTTAATGTCTGATCTATTTAATTGGATATCTAATATAGATGAACATCCCTTGATAAGTAGTTGTATTTTTCATTATGAATTTGAATTTATACATCCATTTGCTGATGGTAATGGTCGTATGGGCAGATTATGGCAATCTCTAATTTTAAGCTAA
- a CDS encoding SEC-C metal-binding domain-containing protein, whose amino-acid sequence MANKKIKIRRNDGCPCGSGKKFKKCCNLNLR is encoded by the coding sequence ATGGCAAATAAAAAGATCAAAATAAGAAGAAATGATGGTTGTCCTTGTGGTAGTGGTAAAAAATTTAAGAAGTGTTGTAACTTGAATTTAAGATAA
- the cydC gene encoding heme ABC transporter ATP-binding protein/permease CydC, producing the protein MRNLITFIKLFKNQTQWMLLGTLLAWSAILMGIGLMSLSGWFISYTGYLATTTYAIATSFNYFYPSAGVRSFSLGRILSRYGERILTHEATFRIITDIRVWFYQKLEPLAPSHLYKYKSGDLLTRLVNDIGALDNLYIRIISPTVVFVLASITIAILFSFFSLSLALLTFIALLLIGFVIPLVSSLLAMKKTRDLNHTSAELKTNITEHVNSLAELKIFDLEGKHIENIKKQNSELLNQEEKISFISGFGSALMTLALGLTVVMVTVFAVKLTQSGYISGAFIALLFLAIMAMFESIMPLPLAYQYIGKTISASNRILNITDAKAEVEYPTNSDISLDNYSISFNNVDFGYNAEQSVLKDFYLEIKQNEKIALFAPTGKGKSTIINLLARFWDVNSGKITIGGRNIKEFNEDQLRNLMTVINQSPHIFNTTIRENLKIAKDNATEEELLEALEKVELRKHVESLPKGLDTWTGELGRQLSGGQQKRLALARAFLQDKPILILDEPTEGLDKETERLVFENLVELMQNKTVIFITHNAKLLEKFDRVVRL; encoded by the coding sequence ATGAGAAATTTAATAACATTTATAAAGCTGTTTAAAAATCAAACTCAATGGATGCTCTTAGGTACTCTACTTGCATGGTCAGCGATACTTATGGGTATAGGCCTGATGTCGCTATCTGGTTGGTTTATATCATACACGGGTTACTTGGCTACTACTACCTATGCTATTGCAACTTCATTTAACTATTTTTACCCTTCTGCTGGTGTACGCTCTTTCTCACTTGGTAGGATACTAAGTAGATATGGTGAAAGAATACTAACACACGAGGCAACTTTTAGAATAATCACAGATATTCGTGTATGGTTCTATCAAAAGCTTGAACCACTTGCGCCTTCTCATTTATACAAATATAAAAGTGGCGACTTACTTACACGTCTAGTCAATGATATTGGTGCATTAGATAATCTATATATTCGTATAATTTCCCCAACCGTTGTATTTGTCTTAGCAAGTATAACTATAGCTATATTATTTAGTTTCTTTAGTTTAAGCCTTGCACTACTGACATTTATAGCATTGCTGTTAATAGGTTTTGTAATACCGTTGGTTAGTAGTCTATTAGCCATGAAGAAAACTCGAGATCTTAACCACACTAGTGCTGAATTAAAAACAAATATCACTGAACATGTTAACTCTCTAGCAGAACTTAAAATCTTTGACTTAGAAGGTAAGCATATTGAAAATATTAAAAAGCAAAATTCTGAACTACTAAACCAAGAAGAGAAAATCAGCTTTATAAGTGGTTTTGGTAGTGCTTTAATGACTTTAGCATTAGGATTAACTGTAGTTATGGTAACAGTTTTTGCAGTTAAACTAACTCAGAGTGGCTATATAAGTGGCGCATTTATTGCTTTGTTATTTTTGGCAATAATGGCGATGTTTGAGTCAATTATGCCATTACCACTAGCGTACCAGTATATAGGTAAAACAATTTCTGCATCAAACAGGATATTAAATATTACTGATGCCAAAGCAGAAGTTGAGTATCCAACAAACTCTGATATTAGCTTGGATAACTATAGTATCAGCTTCAATAATGTTGATTTTGGCTATAATGCAGAGCAATCAGTGCTTAAAGATTTTTATTTAGAAATCAAACAAAATGAAAAAATAGCACTATTTGCACCAACGGGAAAAGGTAAATCTACAATTATTAATCTGCTTGCTAGATTCTGGGATGTTAATAGTGGCAAAATCACTATTGGCGGTAGAAATATCAAGGAATTTAACGAAGATCAACTTAGAAACTTAATGACTGTGATTAATCAGTCTCCACATATCTTTAACACAACTATTAGAGAGAATCTAAAGATTGCTAAGGATAATGCTACTGAAGAAGAGCTCTTAGAAGCTTTAGAAAAAGTTGAATTAAGAAAACATGTTGAATCATTACCAAAAGGACTTGATACTTGGACTGGTGAGCTTGGTAGGCAATTATCAGGCGGTCAACAAAAACGCTTAGCTTTAGCGCGTGCATTTTTACAAGATAAGCCTATACTTATCCTAGATGAGCCAACTGAAGGACTTGATAAAGAAACTGAAAGATTAGTTTTTGAAAACTTAGTTGAGCTTATGCAAAATAAAACTGTAATATTTATTACTCATAATGCTAAGCTTTTGGAAAAATTTGACAGGGTTGTTAGGCTTTAG
- the cydD gene encoding heme ABC transporter permease/ATP-binding protein CydD: MLSDASKEDKKLARNWLKDISSPAKKWIKLTVLIAFISGLLLIGQLYLLAHISYEAYLQNSTLGQLSTYFVLIIVIVLIRAALSWIREIVSYKAAILVKKQIREDILAHVNSLGPIELNKISNANIITSAMEQVEGLTGFLTKFLPQITLSGLMPLAILVFIFPQSIVCGILLLICAPLIPLFMILVGLGAESESQKHFKTLARMSMTFLDTLKGLTTLKLFNKSKSHSETIYEASDNYRIRTMKVLKIAFLSSAVLELFAATSIALVAIYLGIGFINAGAGNDIWWSLNNITLQGGLFILLLAPEFFMPLRELSTHYHAKAEAVGAALEISKIFEMQPSHQERNEIFNNKVNSINIKDLIVKYDDKTTLDNVSLEINHKQKIAIVGASGAGKTTLINTLLGFIKYQGNILINNNVELKNLEEKSWLRNISWLGQNLSLFKGSIKDNLLLANASATDEQINQALQNTDLNDFVSSLANGLDTEVGEQNIGVSGGQAQRLALARAYLKPHDILILDEPTASLDKDSEEKIINSLKSNWNDKTVIMLTHKLSFLECVDKIVVLADGKIVETGTFEKLVSDQNSEFYNFYRNEVTA, from the coding sequence ATGCTTTCAGATGCATCTAAAGAAGATAAAAAACTAGCAAGGAATTGGCTCAAAGATATTTCATCTCCTGCTAAAAAATGGATTAAATTAACTGTATTAATAGCTTTCATAAGTGGCCTACTACTAATAGGTCAACTATATTTACTTGCTCATATCTCTTATGAAGCATATCTACAAAATTCAACCTTAGGTCAGCTAAGCACTTATTTTGTTTTGATTATTGTGATTGTATTAATTAGAGCTGCTCTAAGTTGGATCCGAGAAATAGTAAGCTACAAAGCCGCAATATTAGTGAAAAAACAAATTCGTGAAGATATTTTAGCTCATGTTAATAGTCTAGGTCCTATTGAGCTTAATAAAATCTCTAATGCCAACATAATAACTAGTGCGATGGAGCAGGTCGAAGGATTGACAGGTTTCTTGACTAAGTTTTTACCTCAAATAACTTTATCTGGACTAATGCCACTGGCTATTCTAGTGTTCATATTTCCGCAAAGTATAGTATGTGGGATTCTACTACTAATATGTGCCCCTCTTATACCATTATTTATGATCTTGGTAGGTTTAGGTGCGGAATCTGAGAGTCAAAAACATTTTAAAACACTTGCAAGAATGAGTATGACTTTTTTAGATACTCTAAAAGGACTTACGACTCTAAAACTTTTTAATAAAAGCAAATCTCATAGCGAAACTATTTATGAAGCATCTGATAATTATAGAATCCGCACAATGAAAGTTCTTAAAATTGCCTTTTTATCTTCGGCTGTGTTAGAGCTTTTTGCTGCTACTTCTATCGCTCTTGTTGCGATATATCTTGGTATAGGCTTTATCAATGCTGGTGCAGGTAATGATATTTGGTGGTCATTAAACAATATCACTTTGCAAGGTGGATTATTTATCCTGCTTTTGGCTCCTGAGTTTTTTATGCCTCTTAGAGAGCTTAGCACTCATTATCATGCCAAAGCTGAAGCAGTTGGTGCAGCTCTAGAAATTTCCAAAATATTTGAGATGCAACCGTCTCATCAAGAAAGAAATGAAATATTTAACAATAAAGTAAACTCTATAAACATCAAAGATCTGATAGTTAAGTATGATGATAAAACAACTCTTGATAATGTTTCTTTAGAGATTAATCACAAACAGAAAATAGCTATAGTTGGAGCTAGTGGCGCAGGTAAAACCACTCTAATAAATACACTACTTGGTTTTATAAAATATCAAGGCAATATCTTAATTAATAACAATGTTGAGCTAAAAAATCTTGAAGAAAAATCTTGGCTTAGAAATATCTCGTGGCTAGGACAAAACTTATCATTATTTAAAGGTTCTATCAAAGATAATCTACTACTAGCAAATGCTAGTGCTACAGATGAGCAAATAAATCAAGCTTTACAAAATACTGATTTAAATGACTTTGTAAGCTCTCTTGCAAATGGTTTAGATACAGAAGTTGGCGAACAGAATATAGGAGTATCTGGAGGTCAAGCACAAAGATTAGCTTTAGCTCGTGCATATCTAAAACCTCATGATATCCTAATTCTCGATGAACCTACAGCAAGTCTAGATAAAGATAGTGAAGAAAAAATCATCAACTCATTAAAATCAAATTGGAATGATAAAACTGTGATTATGCTAACTCACAAACTAAGTTTTCTAGAATGTGTTGACAAAATTGTAGTCTTAGCAGATGGAAAAATAGTTGAAACAGGAACATTTGAAAAGCTAGTTAGCGATCAAAATAGTGAGTTCTATAACTTCTATAGAAATGAGGTAACAGCATGA
- a CDS encoding lipopolysaccharide biosynthesis protein, which yields MIKKILSNHILSKSLQTMVVQALGQACAFITAILLARHLNMKDYGFYIFDVTVATIIAVVATMGAGGILARTWGKSDLKSNFERHKETFRVHNWYFKRGFAIVVIVIALIIFYNRSEHSDNSIENFALLFAVPFFMANIFQSFFVARRVVIFANLIQLGLRLIMLFLTLAFIVLYINDTAMLIGTMMIFMTIYVTSIWLIQTSKYSFESAKPVGSNLSFALMQWGLLLLSQIDIIILKGLSDPSNVALFGVALQLSALVSFVLNAVNSNVLSQIADDYKNNSREIFQQKITAYTRIIFVLSIIAILGLIICGYPITLMYGEQYTTSYFIFCILMIGQIVNVLSGCVATILNMAGFEKNTCIAFYIALVLNIVLGSIFTLYWGVYGLAVASSISMIYWNIHLLYKVVTKIKINPTIFIFR from the coding sequence TTGATAAAAAAAATACTTTCTAACCATATACTATCTAAATCTTTACAAACAATGGTAGTCCAAGCTTTAGGACAAGCATGCGCATTTATTACAGCTATCCTTTTAGCTCGTCACTTAAATATGAAAGATTATGGTTTTTATATCTTTGATGTTACTGTTGCTACTATCATAGCAGTAGTTGCAACTATGGGAGCTGGAGGTATATTAGCTAGGACTTGGGGAAAATCTGACCTAAAAAGCAATTTTGAGCGCCATAAAGAAACATTTAGAGTTCATAATTGGTACTTCAAACGAGGTTTCGCCATAGTAGTTATCGTAATTGCTCTTATAATTTTTTATAACCGTTCTGAACATAGTGATAATTCAATAGAGAATTTTGCACTGTTGTTTGCTGTACCATTTTTTATGGCAAATATATTTCAATCATTCTTTGTTGCAAGAAGAGTAGTTATTTTTGCTAATTTAATACAACTAGGTTTAAGACTTATTATGCTATTTTTAACTCTAGCTTTTATAGTCTTATATATCAATGACACTGCAATGCTTATTGGTACAATGATGATTTTTATGACTATATATGTCACATCTATATGGCTTATCCAAACATCAAAATATAGCTTTGAAAGTGCTAAACCTGTTGGTAGCAACTTATCTTTTGCTTTAATGCAGTGGGGATTATTACTTTTATCACAGATTGATATTATCATTTTAAAAGGACTATCAGATCCTAGTAATGTAGCACTATTCGGTGTTGCACTACAACTCAGTGCTCTAGTAAGCTTTGTTTTAAATGCGGTAAACTCTAATGTTTTGTCACAGATAGCTGATGACTACAAAAATAACTCTAGAGAGATATTTCAACAGAAGATAACAGCATATACGAGAATAATATTTGTTCTATCTATTATCGCTATTTTAGGACTTATTATTTGTGGTTATCCAATAACTTTGATGTATGGAGAACAATACACAACATCATACTTTATTTTCTGTATTCTAATGATTGGGCAAATTGTTAATGTACTTTCTGGTTGTGTAGCGACAATTCTTAATATGGCAGGTTTTGAGAAAAATACTTGTATTGCATTCTATATTGCTTTAGTTCTAAATATCGTATTAGGAAGTATTTTTACATTGTATTGGGGTGTATACGGACTAGCAGTTGCTTCAAGCATTTCAATGATATACTGGAACATTCACTTACTATATAAAGTAGTTACGAAAATAAAAATTAATCCTACTATATTTATCTTCAGATAA
- a CDS encoding ROK family protein, translating to MHLLGIEAGGTKFFTTIGDFDGNIIERHRTDTTTPEETMSEVLGIIRNYQNNYEIKALGLACFGPIDINTKSKTYGYITNTPKIAWQNFDIVGAIKSVYKGPIDFNTDVNAAAVCEQLWGCAQDLENLLYLTVGTGVGGGVICNNRLVQGAMHPEIGHLFIPKNPEDKFEGCCPFHSTCIEGLASGTAINKRWQIAHAGALNDDHIAWVFEAEYLAKALVNYICAFSPEKIILGGGVMHKTILFDMIRKNVKQYLNNYFDYPALKNMDNFIVPASFGDNTGVKGSLALALETFHTQTK from the coding sequence ATGCATTTACTAGGTATAGAAGCTGGTGGAACCAAGTTTTTTACAACTATTGGTGATTTTGATGGAAATATAATAGAACGTCACCGTACTGATACTACTACTCCAGAAGAAACAATGTCTGAGGTTCTTGGGATAATAAGAAATTATCAGAACAATTATGAGATCAAAGCTCTAGGTTTGGCATGTTTTGGGCCTATCGATATTAATACTAAATCTAAAACTTACGGATACATTACAAACACTCCTAAGATAGCATGGCAAAACTTTGATATCGTTGGAGCTATAAAATCAGTATATAAAGGACCGATTGATTTTAATACTGATGTAAATGCTGCGGCAGTTTGCGAACAACTTTGGGGTTGTGCCCAAGATCTAGAAAATCTTTTATATCTAACAGTTGGTACTGGTGTTGGTGGCGGTGTCATATGTAATAATAGATTAGTTCAAGGAGCTATGCATCCTGAAATTGGCCATCTTTTTATCCCAAAGAATCCTGAAGATAAGTTCGAGGGCTGTTGTCCTTTTCATAGCACATGCATAGAGGGTTTAGCTTCTGGTACAGCTATAAATAAAAGATGGCAAATTGCTCATGCTGGAGCGCTTAACGATGATCATATCGCATGGGTATTTGAAGCGGAGTATCTAGCAAAAGCATTAGTAAACTATATATGCGCATTTTCTCCAGAAAAGATTATTCTTGGAGGTGGTGTAATGCACAAAACAATCTTGTTTGATATGATTCGTAAAAATGTGAAACAATACTTAAATAACTACTTTGACTATCCTGCATTAAAAAACATGGATAACTTTATAGTACCCGCTTCTTTTGGTGATAACACAGGCGTCAAAGGCTCTCTTGCTCTTGCGCTAGAAACTTTCCATACACAAACTAAGTAA
- a CDS encoding DUF2254 family protein, giving the protein MIAAMFFAVGAIVTAYTSASLSGTPRVLSILLKDSTSHKATSTFIGAFIYGVVATIGLKSRIFNQTGIFLIFIITILVFIWIILTFIVWIDNIAKLGQIKTILQKTEKQAFYTVKQYTKNPYMYCNKLDKDRIPEETLPIYSDEYGFLNEIPLKFLNSYCEKLNAKLYIVKYKGEHLASSEIIAYIKSPKYLSKEMLRKITDNFMIFNEKNFIEDPIFGVETLSEIAAKALSPGTNDPGTAISVIDSLNRCLKYLIDHTDSTTKVIYKNIYVEGIKIDPL; this is encoded by the coding sequence ATGATTGCAGCAATGTTTTTTGCTGTAGGTGCTATAGTTACAGCTTATACATCAGCTAGTCTATCCGGAACACCTAGAGTACTATCCATACTTCTAAAAGACAGCACCTCTCATAAAGCCACATCAACCTTTATCGGTGCTTTTATATATGGGGTTGTTGCTACTATTGGTCTTAAATCTAGAATTTTTAATCAAACAGGAATCTTTTTAATATTTATTATTACCATACTCGTATTTATATGGATTATTCTTACGTTTATTGTATGGATTGACAATATTGCAAAACTTGGTCAAATAAAAACTATCTTGCAAAAAACAGAGAAACAAGCTTTTTATACAGTTAAACAATATACAAAAAATCCGTACATGTACTGTAATAAGCTTGATAAAGATAGAATACCAGAAGAGACACTACCAATTTACTCTGATGAGTATGGATTTCTTAATGAAATTCCTCTAAAATTTCTAAATAGCTATTGTGAAAAACTAAATGCAAAACTATACATTGTAAAATACAAAGGAGAACACTTAGCTAGCTCTGAGATTATAGCTTATATCAAATCTCCCAAATATTTATCTAAAGAGATGCTTCGCAAAATTACTGATAATTTTATGATCTTTAATGAAAAAAACTTTATTGAAGATCCAATATTTGGTGTAGAAACTCTCAGTGAAATCGCAGCTAAAGCTTTAAGTCCTGGAACAAATGATCCTGGAACTGCTATTAGTGTTATTGATTCTCTTAATCGTTGTTTGAAGTATCTAATTGATCATACAGACTCTACTACCAAAGTTATTTATAAGAATATTTATGTGGAGGGTATTAAGATAGATCCTTTATAA